Sequence from the Rhodanobacter sp. genome:
GTAGCAGGCCTCCGCCGCGCGTCCGAAATGGCGCTGCTCGGCAAGCGCCACGAGGTAATGCAGGTCGCGCAGGTTCATGGCGTCTCGTCATAGCGATGGACTATCAAACCGCATGGTAGCGATTGATCTGCCGTGCGCAAGCCAAGGGCGCATGCCTTATGGCACTGGGTGGAAAACCGTGCCGGACCTAGGGTGAGGGTTTGCCTTCACCGTCTGGGGAACCGCCATGCGCCATCTCGTCCGTCCGCTACTGTTCACCGCGCTGGCCGCCGCCTGCGGCATGGCCTTCGCCGCCTCCGCCGAGCAGGCGCCAACCGGCCGCCTGCCGTCGTGGGCGGTGCCGCAGTCGTATCGGATCGCCTTCAAGGTGGATCCGGCGCAGGCCGATTTCTCCGGCTCCACCACGATCAAGGTGAAGCTCGCCAAGGCTTCCGACCACGTGTGGCTGGATGGCGCCGAACTGAAGGTGTCGAAGGCCACGGTGACCGACGCCGCGGGCAAGACGCACGAGGCGAAGTACGTGGAGGCCGATCCCAAGGCTGGCGTGGTGCGCGTGGATTTCGGCAGCACCTTGCCTGCCGGCGAGATCACCCTGCAGTTCGACTACACCGCGCCGCTCAACGCGCAGTTGCAGGGCCTGTACAAGGTCACCGCCAAGGGCCAGCCCTACGCAATGACGCAGATGGAGCCGATCAGCGCGCGCTTCGCCTTCCCGAGCTTCGACCAGCCCGGCTTCAAGACGCCGTTCGACATCTCCATCACCCTGCCGGACCACGACGTGGCGGTGGCGAACACGCAGCAGGTGAGCGAGAAGCCTGCCGGTGCGGGTTGGAAGACGGTGACCTTCGCGCCGACGCTGCCGCTGCCGACCTACCTGGTGGCCTTCGCCGTCGGTCCGTGGGACATCACGCCGACCGCGGAGATCTCGCCCGACGCCTACCGCAGCAAGCCACTGCCGCTGCGCGGCATCGCCGCCGCCGGCGAGGCGCACCGCATGAGTCACGTGATTTCCGAGACGCCGAGCATCATCCACGCGCTGGAGAACTACTACGGCTTCGGCTACCCGTGGGACAAGCTGGACGTGCTGGCCGCGCCGGACTTCGCCGCCGGCGCGATGGAGAACGCGGGCCTGGTCACCTTCCGCGACTGGCTGCTGCTGCTCGACAAGGATTCGCCGGCGCGCGACGTGCGCGGCTCGTTCAACGTCACCGCGCACGAGCTGGCCCACCAGTGGACCGGCGACACCGTGACGCTGGCGTGGTGGAACGACATCTGGCTCAACGAGGCCTTCGCCACCTGGATGCAGCAGAAGGTGACGATGGAAGTGCATCCCGAATACCGCGCCGATCTCGATCGCGTGCTGGGCGCGCAGGGCGCGATGGCCAACGACAGCCTGGTCAGCGCGCGCAAGATCCGCCAGCCGATCACCGGCAACGGCGACATCATGACCGCCTTCGACGGCATCACCTACCAGAAGGGTGCCTCGGTGATCGGCATGTTCGAGAACTACGTGGGCGACAAGACCTTCCAGAAAGGCATGCGCGCCTACATCCAGGCGCACAAGTTCGGCAACGCGGACGCCGCCGACCTGGTGAACGCCATCGCCACCGCCGCGGGCAAGGACGAGGCGTTCAAGCATGCGTTCAACAGCTTCCTCGACCAGTCCGGCGTGCCCTACGTGCAGACCACGCTGGAGCAGAAGGACGGCCGCACCGTGCTCATGCTGAAGCAGAGCCGCTACCTGCCGCTGGGCAGCCACGGCGACAGCCAGCGCATCTGGGGCATTCCGGTGTGCGTGCGCTACGGCACGGCCGATGGCAGCAAGGTCGCCTGCGAGATGCTCGACAAGGCCACCGGCTCGCTGGCGCTGCCCGGCGCCAGCACGCCCACCTGGGTGATGCCGAACGCGAACGCCGCCGGCTATTACCGCTTCAGCCTGGACAAGGGCGAGCTGGCGGCGCTCACCGGCGAAGTCGCCAAGCTCAGCGACACCGAGCAACTGGCCTACGCCGATGCGATCCACGCCAGCTTCCAGCATGGCGATCTCGACGCCGGCCAGGTGCTGGCCGCGCTCAAGCCGCTCACCGCGTCGAAGACGCGCCAGGTGGCCACCGCGCCGCTCGGCCAGCTCGACTGGATCTACCACCACGTCGCCAGGACGGATGCCCAGCGCGCGCGCATCGCCGACTGGGTGAAGGCCGCCTACCTGCCGAAACTCGAAGCGCTGGGCTACCAGCGCAAGCCCGGCGAGTCGGAGGACGATGCCCTGCTGCGCAGCACGCTGGCCGGTACGCTCGGCCTCGACTACAAGCTGCCGGAGGTGCGCGCCGAATTGCTCAAGCAAGGCGAGGCCGCGCTGCAGAAGAACGCGGATGGCCGTTTGAATCTTGCCGCCGCCAACCCCGACCTGCTCGGCGACGCGCTGGCCGTGGCGGTGCAGACGCAGGGCAAGAGCGCGATGGACGCGCTGATCGCGGAGCTGCCGCAGACCAGCGATCCGGCGCTGCGCAACGGCATCCTCGGCGGCCTTGCCGGCGTCGAGGATCCCGTGCTGGCCGAACAGGTCCGCGACTTCGCGATCAGCAAGCCGGTGAAGGTAGGCGAGATGGCCTCGTTGCTGCGTTCCGGCCGCGACACGCAGGCCCAGCGCGACGCGATGTGGACGTGGTTCACCGGCCACTACCCGCAGATCCTCGCGCGCACCGGCAGCTTCGCCGGCGGCTACCTGCCGATGCTGGCCGGCGGCGGCGGTTGTTCCGCCACCGATGCGCAGCGGCTGCAGGCGTTCTTCAAGCCGCGCCTCAACGATGCCGCCGGCATCGCACGCGGGCTGGCGCAGACCACCGAGTCCATCGAACTGTGCGCGGCGCAGGCCGCCAAGCAAGACCCGGCTTCGATCATGCATTGACCGGTCGCACGTTTGGCACCCACGACAATCCCCGCCGCGGCGGGGTTTGTCTTTTCCGCCGCCGGCGCAGTGAAAACGCGTCGCGCAACGTGCCGTATCGCAAGCTATGGCCGCGGCCATTGTCGTAGCATGGCGATCCAATCAACCCATCGACATCGTCTACAGGGGGACGCATGATCGAGCTGGAAATCCAGGTCCTCGCGCTGCAACGCGAGGGCCTGCTCGTGGAGGTCGGCCGTCTGGCCGGTCTGTGCGGTTACACGCTGGTGCGGCAACGCCAGGTGCAGGATCCGCACGGAACCCTGCTCTCGATGGTCGTGCGCGGCTCGTGGTTCAAGAAGCGCGCCTTGCGCCAGCTGTTGTCCGACTGCGACCGGCTGGTCAGCTTCGAGCTGCATCCGGTGGTCGAGGGCGAGCAGCGCGAGCATTTCGCCGCCACCAGCAAAACCGTCTCCCACTATGTGCCGCCGCCCGCGCCGCCACCCGCACCTGCGCCTGCCGAGGAACCCGCCGAGGCGGCAGCCGAAGCGCCGCCGCCCGCCAGGCCCGTGGTGGAAGCGCCCGTGCCCGCACCCGTGGAGTCGTTCGAGGCATTCATGGAGGAACTCATGGTGGAGCGCCGGCCTGCACCGGCGCCCGCACCGGCGCCACCGCCGCCCGCGCCCTTCGTCGAGGTGGTGGCGCTGGAGGCCGACGCGGCTGCCGTGGACAAGGCGCTGGCCTCGCTGGAATACGACTACCCGCGCATCGTGCCGACGCTGTTGAAACTGGATCGTGCGGTGGCCGAGGGCGCGCGCGAATCCTCGCTGCAGCTGGCCGGGCAGCGCGTCGGTGCGTGGTTGCATGCGCGCGGCAAGGTGAAAGGCGGCACGCAGCCGCTGGCGGCGGCGCTTGCCTCGGTCGCCGCGCCCGCGTTGCAGGCATTCGTCGAGATCGACCTGCAGGGCGACCAGTTGCACATCCGGCACAGCCCGCTGTGCACGGAGCAAGGGCACTCCGGCTGCAGCTTCTACGGCGGCCTGCTGGAAGGCTTGCTGGCGCCGGTCATTGCGCCGCATGTTTTGTCGATCTTCCCGGTCTGCTGCCGCAGTTACGGCGCCGACGACTGCGTGCTGGCCATTTCGGAGTAGTCGGCGCCGCAATTCCCTACACTGTGCCCGCCACAAGGGCACAGGGAGACGGGGATGCTTGCTCGACTGATCGGATGGCTGGGCTTCGCACTGCTGCTGGCGGCGCCGGCGTTGGCGCAGGACGTGCCGCCGCCGCTGCACGACTGGCAGGACTGGGTGCTGCACGACGTGCCGCAGCATGCCTGCCCGTTCCTCGCCAACCGGATGCCCGGTGCGGACAGCTACCGGTGCGCCTGGCCCGGCCGCCTTGCGCTGGACGCCGGCAAGGACGGCGCGAGCTTCAGCCTGGCCGTGCACGTGGATGCGCCCAGCTGGGTCGCGCTGCCGGGCGGCGAGCGCGCCTGGCCGCAATCGGTGA
This genomic interval carries:
- a CDS encoding M1 family metallopeptidase, translated to MRHLVRPLLFTALAAACGMAFAASAEQAPTGRLPSWAVPQSYRIAFKVDPAQADFSGSTTIKVKLAKASDHVWLDGAELKVSKATVTDAAGKTHEAKYVEADPKAGVVRVDFGSTLPAGEITLQFDYTAPLNAQLQGLYKVTAKGQPYAMTQMEPISARFAFPSFDQPGFKTPFDISITLPDHDVAVANTQQVSEKPAGAGWKTVTFAPTLPLPTYLVAFAVGPWDITPTAEISPDAYRSKPLPLRGIAAAGEAHRMSHVISETPSIIHALENYYGFGYPWDKLDVLAAPDFAAGAMENAGLVTFRDWLLLLDKDSPARDVRGSFNVTAHELAHQWTGDTVTLAWWNDIWLNEAFATWMQQKVTMEVHPEYRADLDRVLGAQGAMANDSLVSARKIRQPITGNGDIMTAFDGITYQKGASVIGMFENYVGDKTFQKGMRAYIQAHKFGNADAADLVNAIATAAGKDEAFKHAFNSFLDQSGVPYVQTTLEQKDGRTVLMLKQSRYLPLGSHGDSQRIWGIPVCVRYGTADGSKVACEMLDKATGSLALPGASTPTWVMPNANAAGYYRFSLDKGELAALTGEVAKLSDTEQLAYADAIHASFQHGDLDAGQVLAALKPLTASKTRQVATAPLGQLDWIYHHVARTDAQRARIADWVKAAYLPKLEALGYQRKPGESEDDALLRSTLAGTLGLDYKLPEVRAELLKQGEAALQKNADGRLNLAAANPDLLGDALAVAVQTQGKSAMDALIAELPQTSDPALRNGILGGLAGVEDPVLAEQVRDFAISKPVKVGEMASLLRSGRDTQAQRDAMWTWFTGHYPQILARTGSFAGGYLPMLAGGGGCSATDAQRLQAFFKPRLNDAAGIARGLAQTTESIELCAAQAAKQDPASIMH